Proteins encoded within one genomic window of Macaca fascicularis isolate 582-1 chromosome 16, T2T-MFA8v1.1:
- the DLX4 gene encoding homeobox protein DLX-4, with amino-acid sequence MTSLPCPLPGRDASKAVFPDLAPVPSVAAAYPLGLSPTTAASPNLSYSRPYGHLLSYPYTEPANPGDSYLPCQQPAALSQPLCGPAEHPQEREADSEKPRPSPEPSERRPQAPAKKLRKPRTIYSSLQLQHLNQRFQHTQYLALPERAQLAAQLGLTQTQVKIWFQNKRSKYKKLLKQNSGGQEGDFPGRTFSVSPCSPPLPSLWDLPKAGTLPTSGYGNSFGAWYQHHSSDVLASPQMM; translated from the exons ATGACCTCTTTGCCCTGCCCCCTCCCCGGCCGGGACGCCTCCAAAGCTGTCTTCCCAGATCTCGCCCCCGTCCCGTCGGTAGCGGCTGCCTACCCTCTTGGCCTGTCCCCTACAACCGCAGCCTCCCCCAATTTGTCCTACTCCAGGCCGTATGGCCACCTCCTGTCCTACCCCTACACCGAGCCAGCGAACCCCGGAGACTCCTACCTGCCCTGCCAACAACCCGCGGCACTCTCTCAGCCCCTCTGCGGCCCCGCAGAGCACCCTCAGGAACGCGAGGCAG ACTCAGAGAAGCCGCGGCCGTCCCCGGAACCCTCGGAGCGGCGCCCTCAGGCTCCAGCCAAAAAGCTCCGCAAACCGAGGACCATCTACTCCAGCCTGCAGCTGCAGCACCTAAACCAGCGTTTCCAGCACACGCAGTACCTGGCGCTGCCCGAGAGGGCCCAGCTGGCAGCGCAGCTCGGCCTCACCCAGACCCAG GTAAAGATCTGGTTTCAGAACAAACGCTCCAAGTATAAGAAGCTCCTGAAGCAGAACTCTGGGGGGCAGGAAGGGGACTTCCCTGGGAGGACCTTCTCTGTGTCTCCCTGCtccccccccctcccctccctctgggaTCTACCCAAGGCAGGGACTCTGCCCACCAGTGGCTATGGCAACAGCTTTGGAGCCTGGTATCAGCATCACTCCTCAGATGTCCTGGCTTCGCCTCAGATGATGTGA